Below is a genomic region from Hyphomicrobium nitrativorans NL23.
GTGCGCCGGAGGTGAATTGTCCACTGAGCGCCGTGACCCGCTCGCGCATGCCGATGATGCCGGATCGAGGCAATTCCGAGCGTTCGCCTTTCGGTTGGGGACCCGTTCCGTCATCGATTACGGAGAGCTTGATCTTTTTCAGTCCTGCGTCGTCGGCCTCGCTGAGGTGCACCGTGACGGTTTTGGCATTCGCATGTTGTGAGGCATTGTTCAGCGCTTCTTGAATGATGCGGTAGACGTGTGCGCTCGTTTCCATGCGGAGTGTCCCGACGTCGCCCGCGGTTTCGATGACATAGCGTGTGTTGCCGTGCGCTTTCTTGTTGTGCTCTTCGATGAGCGCTCGCAGGCTTTGGACGAGCCCGAAGTCGTCGATCTCCTGTGGCCGCAGGTGCGTCAGCGTTCGGCGGAGGGAAATCATCAGATTGGACGCCATCGCCTCCAGGCTTCTCGCTTCTTCGGCGAGGGGCAATCTTTCGCGTTGCGCGCTTGTGCGGATGGATGCGGCAAGCGCGTTGAGCGCGGCGAGCTTCTGGGCGATTTCGTCGTGAAGTTCGCGCGCGATGTGCCGCCTCTCCTGCTCCTGCGCGTCGACGAGGCGATGGGCGAGTTCGGCGCGCTCCGACGTCGATTTTCGGAGATCTTCGGATAGTGCGTTGAAGACTTCGCTGATGCGATTGAGTTCGGTCAGGCGGAGCTTGGGTAGTCTGTAGCTCAAATCGCCGCGCGCCATTCGGTTAAGGCCGTCGAGGATGTCTTTTGCGGGACGCAAAGCGCGGTCGACGACAAAGTAGACCATGACGCAGAGCGCAGCGACGAGGGCGGCAGAAAATCCGAGAAGAGGCGAGATGGTCGACCACGCGGCGCTGGCCGTCGCTGCCGGATGATAGGATGCGACGACGCTGCCGCGGTCTTCGTCGCGGTACGCAATGGGTATGGTCGCGGTCAACGTCCGATTGATGAACGTGCGGTGGGCTGCGAAGAACCAATGGGGCGGTGCGTTTGAATCCGTTCCGGCACAGCTCACGCGCTGCCGTCTTGCATCGGTGCCGTGAAACTCGACGCACTGGCCGGGCAGGAGGGTATAGGTGGCGACGACATCCCAATCCGGGAAGCGCGCAGGGATGTCGGTCGATCGGTCGATGCGCGAGAGTTGCAAA
It encodes:
- a CDS encoding sensor histidine kinase encodes the protein MDLKWLLVRRIALVALVCFLAGSALALYETSREAKRLNVELATLVSRQLDLQLSRIDRSTDIPARFPDWDVVATYTLLPGQCVEFHGTDARRQRVSCAGTDSNAPPHWFFAAHRTFINRTLTATIPIAYRDEDRGSVVASYHPAATASAAWSTISPLLGFSAALVAALCVMVYFVVDRALRPAKDILDGLNRMARGDLSYRLPKLRLTELNRISEVFNALSEDLRKSTSERAELAHRLVDAQEQERRHIARELHDEIAQKLAALNALAASIRTSAQRERLPLAEEARSLEAMASNLMISLRRTLTHLRPQEIDDFGLVQSLRALIEEHNKKAHGNTRYVIETAGDVGTLRMETSAHVYRIIQEALNNASQHANAKTVTVHLSEADDAGLKKIKLSVIDDGTGPQPKGERSELPRSGIIGMRERVTALSGQFTSGALPNGGFGLHVEFPIMPRGA